CCCGGCCCGCAGGTAGTTGGCGGTGTACTCGCGCATGTGCTCCAGCGGGAAGATGCCCGACTTGGCCCGCTCCACCACGGACGCGTTCATGTCCGTGGCGTAGATGCGGCTGCGCTCGTACAGGCCCGCCTCCATGAGGAGGATGGCCAGTGAGTACACCTCTTCCCCCGTCGAGCACCCCGCGTGCCAGATGCGCACGAAGGGGGCCGAGAAGAGGTGCGGCACCACCTTCTCCCGGAAGGCCGCGAAGAAGCTCGGGTCGCGGAACATGGTGGTGGTGTTCACCGACAGGTGCTGCAGCAACAACTCCATCTTCGAGGAGTCGTGCAGCACCTGCGCCTGAAGCGCGGAGATGGTCTCCAGCTTCTGGGCGTGCACCATGTTCCACACCCGCCGCTTCAGGGACGCACGGGCGTAACCACGGAAGTCCAGTCCGTAGCGCCGCATGATCCCCTCGAGGAGCAGATCCAACTCGATCTCCTCGAGGGTCACCTCGCCCACCATCACCTCACGCGCCGCGCTCTCGCTCATCGTCCGTGACCCGTTGTTGCGTGCCCCGTTGGTGGATGAACCGCGGGTGCACTACCCGTTGGTACGGG
This Archangium lipolyticum DNA region includes the following protein-coding sequences:
- a CDS encoding CheR family methyltransferase, which codes for MSESAAREVMVGEVTLEEIELDLLLEGIMRRYGLDFRGYARASLKRRVWNMVHAQKLETISALQAQVLHDSSKMELLLQHLSVNTTTMFRDPSFFAAFREKVVPHLFSAPFVRIWHAGCSTGEEVYSLAILLMEAGLYERSRIYATDMNASVVERAKSGIFPLEHMREYTANYLRAGGSAAFSDYYTANYDHAIFKAPLRKNIVFAQHNLVSDGTFNEFNVVLCRNVLIYFGTQLQERVHRLLHQSLRRFGILALGRGETLRHTVLENDYDEVDAQERLYRRRA